From the genome of Bacteroidales bacterium, one region includes:
- the galE gene encoding UDP-glucose 4-epimerase GalE encodes MDSKGKKILVTGGTGYIGSHTVVELLNENYEVVIIDNLSNSNQGVLDGIKEITGIKPEFYQLDLCDREALVDFFAGNRDIDSVIHFAAYKAVGESTEKPLKYYRNNLVSTMNLLECMIDHQVTNIVFSSSCTIYGQPDQLPVDESAPVKEPLSPYGNTKQTNERMIQYTVEAGNPVKGISLRYFNPIGAHPSAKIGEIPQGIPNNLVPYITQTAIGIREELKVFGNDYNTPDGTPIRDYINVVDLAKAHVVAIARLIKNKNKDGYEYFNLGTGRGYTVLEVINAFEKATGQKLNYKIVGRRPGDVEKVYADTSYANKELGWKAEKTLEETLKSAWEFEKTYRARN; translated from the coding sequence ATGGATTCGAAAGGCAAAAAAATACTTGTGACCGGCGGTACGGGTTATATAGGATCCCACACGGTGGTGGAATTATTGAATGAAAATTATGAAGTGGTGATTATCGATAACCTGTCCAATTCAAATCAAGGTGTACTTGATGGCATCAAAGAGATAACGGGCATAAAACCTGAGTTTTATCAATTGGATCTGTGCGACAGGGAAGCGCTCGTCGATTTCTTTGCCGGCAACCGGGATATTGATTCGGTAATACATTTTGCAGCTTATAAGGCAGTAGGCGAATCAACCGAAAAGCCTTTGAAATATTACCGGAATAATTTGGTATCTACCATGAATTTGCTGGAGTGTATGATTGATCATCAAGTCACCAATATTGTTTTCTCTTCTTCCTGCACGATATATGGTCAACCCGATCAATTGCCTGTGGATGAATCCGCTCCCGTCAAGGAGCCCCTTTCACCCTACGGAAATACCAAACAGACGAATGAACGGATGATCCAGTATACTGTAGAAGCGGGAAATCCCGTTAAAGGAATTTCGCTCAGATATTTCAATCCGATTGGGGCGCATCCTTCCGCAAAAATCGGGGAGATACCACAGGGCATACCCAATAATCTGGTTCCATATATTACCCAGACGGCAATCGGGATTCGGGAGGAGCTTAAAGTTTTTGGAAATGATTACAATACCCCCGACGGAACTCCAATAAGGGACTACATTAACGTGGTAGATCTGGCAAAAGCCCATGTAGTAGCCATCGCCCGACTGATAAAAAATAAGAACAAGGATGGCTATGAATATTTTAACCTGGGCACCGGCCGGGGCTATACGGTTCTTGAAGTGATTAATGCCTTTGAAAAAGCAACAGGCCAGAAGCTAAACTATAAGATTGTTGGCCGCAGACCCGGTGATGTGGAAAAAGTATATGCCGATACTTCTTATGCCAACAAAGAACTGGGATGGAAAGCGGAAAAAACCCTTGAAGAAACCCTAAAATCGGCATGGGAGTTTGAAAAAACATACAGAGCCAGAAATTAA